Proteins encoded within one genomic window of Thermococcus sp. 21S7:
- a CDS encoding protein-glutamate O-methyltransferase CheR yields the protein MNKTLDPGYLGIKQELFRHLKVNKDAYKDSYLIRRIRARMRKLGISDYAEYYRIIRTNKKELDELLLTVAINVTEFFRDPVVWKTFERKVLPELIETKKNQRMSTIRIWSAACSTGQEPYSIAMTLHETLGDRLGGFRVSILATDIDREALAVAMRGEYPAEVVEKQIPRHMVAKYFVKVGDERYRVSPRIRNLIKFQQFNLFSTRYPRGFDVIFIRNVLIYIKREAQEEIFKKLYDSLEDHGYLILGKTETILGDSTRLFKLYDLVARIYKKNLEVKGYGKGFGGR from the coding sequence ATGAACAAGACCCTTGACCCGGGGTATTTGGGGATCAAGCAGGAGCTGTTCAGGCATCTGAAAGTTAACAAGGATGCCTACAAAGACTCATACCTAATCCGAAGGATAAGGGCCAGAATGAGAAAACTGGGTATATCAGACTACGCTGAATATTATCGGATTATCCGGACGAACAAAAAGGAACTGGATGAGCTCCTGCTTACGGTAGCCATTAACGTGACGGAGTTTTTCAGGGATCCCGTGGTATGGAAAACGTTCGAGAGAAAGGTTCTCCCGGAACTCATCGAGACAAAGAAAAACCAGAGGATGTCCACCATAAGGATTTGGAGTGCCGCGTGCTCCACTGGGCAGGAACCTTACTCAATAGCCATGACCCTCCACGAAACGCTTGGGGACAGGCTGGGGGGATTCAGAGTGAGCATACTGGCGACGGACATAGACCGCGAGGCACTGGCGGTTGCTATGAGGGGAGAGTACCCCGCGGAGGTTGTGGAAAAGCAGATACCCCGCCACATGGTGGCCAAGTACTTTGTGAAGGTGGGGGATGAGAGGTACCGCGTGTCACCCAGAATCCGGAACCTCATAAAGTTTCAGCAGTTCAACCTCTTCAGCACCAGATACCCTCGGGGATTCGATGTAATCTTCATCCGGAACGTGCTTATCTACATAAAGCGGGAGGCCCAGGAGGAGATATTTAAAAAGTTGTACGACTCCCTCGAAGATCACGGGTATCTCATCCTCGGAAAAACCGAGACGATACTCGGGGATTCCACCCGACTCTTCAAGTTATACGACCTCGTGGCTAGAATCTATAAAAAGAATCTGGAGGTGAAAGGATATGGCAAAGGTTTTGGTGGTAGATGA
- a CDS encoding response regulator: MAKVLVVDDAAFMRMLLKKILTQGGHQVVGEASNGKEAVEKYQQVKPDVVTMDIVMPEMDGITAVQEIKKIDPNAKIIMITAVGQEGKVMEALKAGASGYIVKPFQAPKVLEEINRVLSS, encoded by the coding sequence ATGGCAAAGGTTTTGGTGGTAGATGACGCCGCCTTCATGAGAATGCTGCTGAAAAAGATACTCACCCAGGGCGGCCATCAGGTCGTCGGGGAGGCCAGCAACGGCAAGGAGGCCGTGGAGAAGTACCAGCAGGTCAAACCGGACGTGGTCACCATGGACATAGTTATGCCAGAAATGGACGGGATAACTGCTGTCCAGGAAATAAAGAAAATCGACCCCAACGCCAAGATCATCATGATAACAGCGGTGGGTCAGGAAGGGAAGGTCATGGAAGCACTCAAGGCAGGGGCCTCCGGCTACATCGTGAAGCCATTCCAGGCTCCCAAGGTACTTGAGGAGATAAACAGAGTGCTATCGAGTTAG
- a CDS encoding chemotaxis response regulator protein-glutamate methylesterase translates to MAAGSPLRKKIRVMVVDDSAFMRKIIRDIVNSDSELEVCCEARDGIEAINLAKIHKPDVITLDIEMPRMNGLDALRVIMKQNPTPVIMVSALTREGAEATIKALEYGAIDFIPKPSSSISLNMREMREEIISKIKEAAKVPRRFLELRRTRLLRIQKSKRKRPGITAKTVVAMASSTGGPQSLLKVFPKFPENLRAAVLLVQHMPPGFTKSFAKRLDSVSKIDVKEAEDGEEILENMAYVAPGDYHMEVRIQKGKPVIVLNKKPKIHGVRPAADPMMTTAADVFGRKTVGVVMTGMGRDGAEGIVRIKKKGGITIAQDKETSIIFGMPKAAIETGMVDHVVPLDKIADTVVMAVNKINRGGTYGGSLPISR, encoded by the coding sequence ATGGCAGCCGGCTCGCCGCTGAGAAAGAAAATCAGGGTGATGGTGGTAGACGACTCCGCGTTCATGAGAAAGATCATTAGGGACATTGTAAACTCCGATTCCGAGCTTGAGGTATGCTGCGAAGCCCGTGATGGCATCGAAGCCATAAACCTTGCCAAAATTCACAAGCCGGATGTAATAACCTTGGACATAGAAATGCCTAGAATGAACGGTCTCGATGCATTGAGAGTTATAATGAAACAGAACCCCACTCCCGTCATCATGGTGAGCGCCCTCACCCGAGAGGGCGCGGAGGCTACGATAAAAGCCCTCGAATATGGTGCAATAGACTTCATACCCAAACCAAGCTCTTCAATATCTTTGAACATGAGGGAGATGCGGGAGGAAATCATTTCGAAGATAAAGGAGGCCGCAAAGGTTCCACGGAGGTTCCTCGAACTCAGAAGAACCCGGCTGTTGAGGATTCAAAAAAGCAAGAGAAAAAGACCCGGCATAACGGCAAAAACGGTCGTTGCTATGGCTTCCTCGACGGGCGGGCCCCAGTCTCTCCTCAAGGTGTTCCCGAAGTTCCCGGAGAACCTGAGGGCCGCGGTGCTCCTCGTCCAGCACATGCCCCCGGGCTTCACAAAGTCGTTTGCGAAGAGGCTGGACAGTGTGAGCAAAATCGACGTAAAGGAAGCCGAGGATGGGGAGGAAATCCTCGAAAACATGGCCTACGTGGCGCCCGGAGACTACCACATGGAGGTCAGGATTCAGAAGGGAAAGCCCGTCATCGTCCTGAACAAGAAGCCGAAAATCCATGGCGTCAGACCCGCCGCTGATCCAATGATGACAACGGCGGCGGATGTCTTCGGGAGGAAGACGGTGGGGGTTGTCATGACCGGTATGGGACGGGACGGTGCTGAAGGCATCGTCAGGATAAAGAAAAAGGGCGGGATAACCATCGCCCAGGACAAAGAAACGTCCATAATATTCGGCATGCCCAAAGCGGCCATTGAAACCGGGATGGTTGACCACGTGGTGCCACTGGATAAAATCGCAGATACCGTGGTTATGGCCGTTAACAAAATCAATCGGGGTGGGACGTATGGAGGATCTCTCCCAATATCTAGATGA